AGTGAAGGCCTGTTGGCAAAGAACTGATTCTTCAAAGTAAAGGAATTTAACTGCGAAGCAAATCAGACTGCAATATGTGAGATAGCAGCTGAGAACAGCAAacatacaattttttttaaaaagaccaGAATCTATGAATGAACGAACCGCCTTCTGTTCACACAGAAATATCTGCGGTGCATTCATGAGGGTgtgaacatgaatgtgtgcatgtgatcACAGGAGTACAGATTGTGAAGTGTGGAGGAGTTCTGTACATCCGGTCTTGAGTCAGTTAGAGGTAAAAGAGGAGAGCGGGGTGAGGACTGAGTACATCTGTCTGATGGTCTGTCCGCTCCTCTGAGGGTTAACCCGCGTGGCTAAAAATACTCTGCAACAGACTGCAAAGACAGGCTGGGATGCAAAGAAAGAGTAGACTtgatgtgtctttgtgtttttattagagAACAAAAGGACGGTGATTAGATGAGTGCTTGTGAGTCAGTCGCACCGCCTCGCTCTGGGAGATTGTATAGTGTTTGTTGGCACAGACGCAGCTTGTGACGTCCTTTAGACGATTTTAGGCCAAAAATGTGACTGCCACGTCCACTGTGAGAGACACGAGGATTTGGTATTTCTATTCCGGTAATGCCATATTTGCTCTTGTCTTTGGAGTCTTCAAACACATCCGTCTGCTGCTCTGCAGGGTTTTCTCGCActttcttcttgtttgttttggatgCTGTCTTTCATCTGTCCCTTCCAAGTCAGAGCTTGGGGATTATGGAAACAAGTTAAAGTATAAGGGAGCACAACACCGGGACCTGCATTCATCTGCCCCACTGTTTGCAGAGGACATGTCACAGATCTTCAGTTGGAGTAACCAGAAGGGGCGATTGATCGCAAAGTGTATCTAAGGTTTAGATCTGAATGGGATGACGCAAAAAGTCGACCAAAAAAAAGTCTGACTCCCATGATTCGTTCAGAGGTCAAAACACACCATCTGTGTATCAAGCGGTTTCTTctcttgtttaaaatgtgttacaatacatacagtattttacagCATTGTCAAATAAATGGTGTTAAACCTACAACTgctggaaacaaaagaaaaaaaacacaaataagtCTGCTTTCTCAAGCATCTTTGTCACATTCTTTTAAAACCTAAACCAGAGCAGCAGTTGAGATACCATGAAAGAGAAGAGGCTGTGGTGGCTTGCCAAATCAATCCTGGCTCGAGGTAGTGGCAGTCAGAAGCGAATTCTCTGGTAAAGCACACAAAAGTTCAGACAGGGTACAAACACTTTGTAGCAGCCtgtagacttagacttagacttcactttattgatcccgttgggatgactccctcagggaaattgaatttccagcagcatacagttcacgagaaaataaactcttagcaaaaaatagagaataaagataggaatagaacaaaatacaatacaatagaatacaataaaaatagattaaaataaaataagatagaataggataaataaaataaaataaaataaatgtacatgtagaggactgtatatttgttattgtacagaaattattgcacgaaagtgagtgtccaggtatgtatgtgaataaatagataaatagataaataagttattgcacagtgaaatcacagtattgcagtattgccggtTATCTATTTCCtcctatttcctcctccccccaagtgaggagttgtacagcctgatggcatgagggacaaaggagttcttaagtctgttggtcctacacttgggaaggagcagtctttcactgaacaggctccgctggtcgctgatgacggtgtgcagagggtggctggtattgtctataatatccagcagtttttccagtgtcctcctctctgccaccgtcaCCAGAGGGTCGAGCTTCATGCCGACCACAGAGCTGGCCCGCCTGATCAGTTTATCCAGTCTGGATGTGTCCTTCTTGGATGTGCTGCCCCCCCAGCACACTACAGTGTAAAAGAGGACACTGGCAACCACAGACTggtaaaacatccacagcagttTGCTGCAGATGTTGAGAGTTGACAAAAATTAATGCTCTGTCTGAATACCATTGATACATTAGCTTTTTACAGATAAATATGCAATGAAAACTGTTGGGGATAAAAACACAGTAAGcttaaagcaacaaacaaacacaaaaacaatccaTTTATGATTGactacttaaaggggcactatatGCTTCgggagaggaaattcaaacttaatatttacaatattagtgaggtaataaaacaaactcagaaatatttattttttccataactgaattaaCAAGCTGTACTCAGAGGAAATAAAgttccccagaacactgtttgaggctagaaaggtggcagggtccgccaaatataataTTTGTTTACTcggtttatttagtcatgaaaacaaagacagtttgtttgtttagtttgtttatgcataaTAAATCAGTCATTGAAGATATTAtgcttctgattaaaaatgttcccccaaaactacgtactgcacctttaacaaccATTTCCTTATCCAAGGGGTTTTAAAAATGGCGGCAAGGAAGGCCTACTGATTTTTCAACAAAAGCTACATTACGGTGTGTATAATGTATATTCTGTACGGTCAAAAacataaatgtctttgaaatgtatatttgtaaatatatacatatgtcGGTGTTGGCTATCAGCATCAAAACCTTAAGTTTGATGATAGAAATGTTTACCGATAATGGTTTCGTCCGGCTTCCGGAAAACCCCTTCAGCGACACTTTGGTACAGTCGACATGCGCGCGAAAGATTTGTAACAGCAATGGCGTCTAAAGCAGCAGGtgggtgtgttgtgttgtatgtgttgtcCAGGCCCACTAAAAGTCATTACAACTGCGTCATTCAGCGACAATATAGAGATGTGATGTGTCTTGTTTAGTTAACACACAGGTTAAGGTTGTTTTACGGCTGTTGTCAtctcatgtttgtgttaaacttgctcatttctgctgctgaggAGTCAGCAGTAGCTATCGTCGTGGCTAACAGTGGAACAAACCATTCAAGCTTTGTTTACATGAGAGTTAGCTACatcaacatttctgttttcagtcGCAGGAGTGTTAAACAGCTGTCAGTTATCTAATGTTATCTTCTACAACAGTCCATTTTTAAGTAGTCAGGGTCGAAAGCTGCACCCTGTGTTATGAAAACAAACCTGTAGCATCACGTGTGTTCAGGTCGTCGAGGGACGAAGCGCAAAGCGGAGGTtcaggtagaggaggagaaaccatccgtggaggaggaggaggaggaggacagaggagaggaggaggacggccAGGAAGGCCAAAGGGTGGTCATTGAACACTGGTGAGCAACTTCATGAAATCACACTATTGCCTGTATGTTACTCATTACTCACTTTCATGGAGCAGTTGAGTAGTGGTATAAAATGGTGTTACTAATGTAGTGTAACATAAACTTGTACTCGAGGACAGTACTTGTTAATGTACTTAGCTGTTGAATCACATGCAGCAGATGGACGGATAGATTTAGTAACCTTGACAGATGTCCATCTGATGGTTGATGTGTTATTTCAGTAAGAGCTGACGAGTGTATGGGCGTAATGCTGCGGAGGTGAAATCTGCCCTCCTGGCTGCCCGCCCTGAACTGACTGTGGTGCTCAACCCTGAGAAACCCCGCAGGAACAGCTTCGAAATCACTCTGCTGGATGGAGGCAAAGGTGAGGAGGGCGGAGAGGGAAAATCCAAGAATAACTCAACCATTTGGTGCTCCCAAGGGTCATTTTCAGCCAAGTCGCTTTGTCTCAGTTTTTGGGCTTTTACCCGTTTGTAGCAGCTATTAAAGGTTCGGTTCACtaaaactacaaacagaaacatacctCTGCATGCCATGCACCTAGTTTGGTTTCACCTCTGAGATGGATACTGGTGGCGGTGAATGGAATTTAATTTGTTGGTCATAGCATGGGTGACAAATGTCATAAAGCAATGCGTCTTCCCAGGAGCAACGCCCCTGTCACTCAGGACAATCACAGGCCTTCTTTTGGACAGTTTTACCTTCACTTTTTAagaattttccattttaaaacagttggTAGCAGGGCCTGAGGAGTTGTTTGCAGAAAGACCAATAAGGGCAAGAAAGGCATATACAGGAATATGATATATACATAATCTTCAGAGTGATTCCtaattaaatcaaacaaatttTTTAACCATCCAGGAAATTGACACCACAaaattactgtaatttaatCTTCACAGATTTCACATCAGCTGTAAATCTGAGGTGTTAACAAAGGAAGTGAAGAAAGTAAAATCCTGCTAACACTTGTTCTCTGACTGAATGTCTCATTAAACCCTGCTAGAACAGTCAACAGAGGGCTGTGTTTACCAGGGGTGCAGAATAGCCACCAGAGGGGATAAAGTTTGCAAAAGAATGAGACGTGTGAAAACATAATACTCCCATGTCTAATTACACACAATGTGTGCTCTGTTTATTGTGGTGAATGATTATTTGTGCTCCAAATTTAAGTGGTTTGTACATTGCTATTGCTGTTCACATTTTTAATAAGACGACTTAAATTGTCTTGAAAGCATTTGATTTTACTGCTCTCCTCTAGAGGCTTTGATAACACATGGATATTACTGCCCATCTCCTGTATTGTCCTCATAAATGACTGTTTCTGTTACTTCTGATCCCTAAAGAAACATCTCTGTGGACTGGAATAAAAAAGGGTCCGCCACGTAAGCTGAAGTTTCCTCAACCTGATGTTGTAGTTGCTGCTCTACAGGAGGCCCTGAAGGCTGAGTAGACGCCCACTGAAGGTTTGTCATTTCAATGCCGTCAGATGAAATAATTTAACAGGGAAAACACAAGATATAACAAATGTATCAAAGATTTTGAAGCCCACTTTAAATAAGTAATTTGAGTCAACTGTGAAATGAAACTTAAGGGCTTGGTACATTACTTTGTATTAGTGGTACAAGGGTTGtgcaaacattgtttttaaaacatacatgtttattatttgtGATAAACCCAGGCTTTGCAGAGCTCATGTTGGAATGTCTCTTACCAAAAGGTTCTTTaggttgtttttaaagtgaGTTAAAATGTGATGTATTACAAGGGACGTTTGATATCACCAACCTAGTTTGTGGACAAGAAAGATGTtaggtttttaaaatattgaaaactgaaatatgaaACTGAGTATTTTCTGTAGCCTTTTGAAATGTTCTCCACTAAttcacaaaagtaaaaaaaaaaaaagttggctTTGTCAATTTATACTACTTATTTTGTGGCATAATTGAAATGCTGAAATAGAAAAGGTTTCCttccaaaatgtaaacagacatttgtttgttcagccttttttaaatcataaaataaGACTCATCACAATGACTCACTGCTTCCATCCATCCTCtttcttcaaaatgaaactTTGTGTGCGCTggaaactgttttttgtttataaaacaaagaaactcacacacacacatgctccctGAAATAGAATGAGGATTATGGACTTGACTCATAGCTTGTTAGTTGGGTTTTTACCAGCATCTCATAAGATGCTTCAATGTGTCTGTCACTGTTCCCTTACATaaatttgcttttttcccccccagaGCCATGTGTCATAACCCAAACTTGGATTTCTTTCATGTATTATGAGTCACCAGGCTTATGGAGGTGTTCACTGCTTGTTAGTTGGTCTTATGAGACAGTGTCAACCCTCAGCCATTAAGACTAAAACTAACAGAATGCTTACTTTCAGTGGCAGGCTAGATGCCAAGGTGAAATTAGGAGCTCTGAAATTGAAATGAATGCTAATTCATGCTAATGCTTATTCAATTCGGTCAAACTTTCTTTACCCCCATACTTTGCAAGTGTCTCTATTGCTGCTGGTTGAGACTAATTGGGAATTAAGGCTGTAGAGGAGCTAGAAACCCATAGTGTATAAGCAATGTTTATATTTTAGAGTTTAACAAGATAAAATCATGTCTTACATGCAGCCAAGAGTTCAGGAGATGTGGCCCATGGAAGCAGAATGATGAGGAGTGACTAATGGGATGTTCTCAGTCCCTCCTCTGATGATCCCGGCTCCAACAGCTCACATTTCCTGGATACATGCTGACACCTAGTGGAGCGACTCTGAACCTATATATTACTCAGCTGCATAATCCTGCTGATCTTAAAGTGTTTATTCCCTATTTGACAACGGTTTATTGTGCTTTTATATTTGTTTCtagtaaataaagttttcttttgttcgttattgtgagtgtgtgtgttttttttgttatttatttctattgCAGGaataaacaacatcaacaacgtCTCAGATATTTCTGCTAAATTGTTTTGGATTGATATCTCATTTGATGTCTCGAATCACTTTAAGTTCTTCATACATTTAGGgatgatgaaaaaacattttcttcagtatataaaaaaacagttcatCCACTTTTGATTATCTTTATGACATTAACCCTCAAAATAACATTTGTGACCATATCACAACAAATGTAAGTTTCTCtctcttaaattaaactgaaTTTTCACTTGTGGTTTAAGGTATAATTGAGTAACTGCTAGCTTTAAGCAATGAAAGACCCGAAAATGGCTTTCACAACCAAACATGTTTCACCGACGAGCCTCAACAAAGCTTGCACACGATTTGTTGCTGAGGATGTGACGTCATCATCACGCGACCAGCCACAGCAGCGGTTTCTCGAGAGCTGGGAACATTTAATTCTACAATAAGGCTTGAAATCTGCCCGTAAGtactttacattaaaaataatcaccCTTTTGACATTCAGCTTACAATACGGGAGTAGTTTACTGACATTTGGAGCGTCTGAAGGCTTTAATTCCGCTTTTATTGCTGAAATAACCGTGGCTACGTTAGCTACGGCCTGCTAGCTGCTAATAACCAATGAGTTGAGTTGTCCTCACAGTGTGCTCATGTGTAGGTAAACATGCTGTAAAATCTTTCAGATAAACTCTTAGCTACTTTAGCCAAAGTTTATCCCAATACTACAATGTCCCACATGCGAAGGAGCAGATATTTCTGTTCAACGTTAAGCCTCTTTAAGGTTGAGAGGTAACTAGTTGCTATCTAGGATTGAAGGTAACAACATGATGCCAAAATGCCTTTGGTTGAGTGGGTATGATTAAGTATTTCTCTTTATGGCACCGTTATGTGCTTCAAATGTAATATGTTTAACGAATTGTACCACCTGGGGCATCTCTCCTCCATACATTTAGTCTGTAACTATTCCTTAAAGCAGTGGTTCACAACCCTTTTCCTCAAGGGAACCCTTTTCTGTCATTGAGTAAAGTGACGTCCCCCGACTGAGTTACATGTTTTAAGGATATTTCATATTATATGTTCAATGCAAAACTATGACAGCAGAGAACAACCTTAAACCTTGAAATTAACCCATAAAGTAAATGCACTAACTGcaaaaagtttgttttgcaGATTATTACCTGTTAATATTGCATCAGAGATAACCTTTCATGGGAACCTTTTCCTATACAgttctgtattattattattattattattattattattattattattttacatgaaCAATCATACTCTCTTTGAGTGTTTTAACTGCATACCTTCCTAAGGAGAACAAGGACAAGGCTGTGTGCatgtaactttttctttttaatatgcCATTATTGCCAGGTATAGACGTTCTCTTGTCAGTCATGGCAACAGAGGGTGAAGTGAAGACGACTGAAGATGCTCCAGCATCCGGGAAGGCCTGCACCAGGTTTGACCTGGAGAAGGAGACTGAACTTCGGTTTGAGGTGGAGGCAGGGGAGACGGCGGATGCAGCAGAGCAAGTTGAGCTGGAGCTCCTCACAGGGATGGCTGAGGTGTTTGGTTCAGAGCTGAACCGCAACAAGAAGTACATATTTGGACCAGGCTCCAAGATCGCAGTTTTCACCTGGCAAGGCTGCAGTGTCAATCTTTTTGGGAAACCAGAGGTGAGCACGTGATCAAAGGTCTATTTGaaatttttctatttttgcttACTTGGTGATTAAACTTGCTATGGAACATGGTATCACATTTAACCATGTGTGGCTTTATGAATTTGACATTTGATGAATGTGAGGCTCAAATAATTGGCATCTCTCCCTCATTGTCACAGGTGGCTTATGTGTCCAAGGATACTCCCATGTTGCTCTACCTGAACACACACGCTGCCCTGGAACAGATGAGAAAGCAAGCAGAGCGAGACAATGAGAGGGGGCCGAGGGTAGGTTTTAATCAAGAACTATAGGCAAGCTTGTCAGATTCAGGCAAATGCATTTTCCATTGACATTGAATAACTAATCATTCCTCAGGTGATGGTGGTGGGACCTACAGATGTGGGGAAGTCAACAGTGTGCCGGCTGCTATTAAGCTACGCTGTGAGGGTGGGCCGCCGGCCAACACTGGTGGAACTGGATGTCGGACAGAGTGGGGTATGGATGAATTGGAGAATATCGACCAAATCTATGGAAATTAGGGGAACATCGATGGCtgatatttgtattattttattatagtCACGTGTACAATAAGTtctgaaaaacaatattttgagttttttagGGTATTCTGGTGgaacaacagtaaaaacatacagaaatataACATTATAGCTCAAGATTTCTGCACAAAATTGACAACAGTGACCAGATGCTTGTGATTCACGCAATCTATTACAGAATCTGTGATACAGAatggaaatgttgaaaaacatcagtttgaGTATGTAAAGTATGTTCTGCTCCTCAGGTGTCTGTACCTGGGACAGTGTCAGCTCTGTGCATTGAGCGTCCAGCAGACGTGGAGGAGGGTTTCTCAGTCCAGGCTCCTTTGGTTTACCACTTTGGCTCTACTACCCCAGGGACCAACATCAAACTTTACAACAAGGTGAGGAAAGAGAGATTCTGGATGTTTTTAGTCTGTGTTGTCAAcagttattttgtttgtctctgcCCAATTTAATCTGGTATTTGTTCTTAATGTGCAGCTGACGTCACGCCTGGCCGAGGTGTTTTCCCAGCGCTGTGAGGTGAACAGGAAGGCCAGCGTGGGAGGCTGTATCATCAACACCTGCGGCTGGGTGAAAGGCTCTGGATACCAGGCTCTGGTCCACTGTGCCTCAGCCTTTGAGGTTGAtgtggtgctggtgctggacCATGAGAGGCTCTACAATGAACTCAAACGAGACCTCCCTCACTTTGTGCGGGTGGTGCTCCTACCCAAGTCAGGAGGAGTGGTGGAGCGCTCCAAGGATTGCCGTCGGGATGCTCGGGATGAGAAGATCCGCGAGTACTTCTACGGCTTCCGTGGAGTGTCCTTCTACCCGTTTTCCTTTGAAGTGCGTTTTGCGGACGTCCGCATCTACAAGATTGGGGCACCATCCATTCCGGACTCGTGTTTGCCACTGGGAATGTCTCAGGATGACACACAGCTAAAGCTGGTACCTGTGACACCAGGAAGAGACCTGACGTACCATGTGCTGAGCGTGAGCAGTGCCGAGGACGGAGAGGACGGTGCTCGAAAGAGTCTTGTGGAGAGCCCTGTGTGTGGCTTCATTGTGGTGACTAATGTGGACACGCAGACACAGGTGATGAAAGTGCTGTCCCCGGCGCCCAGACCACTGCCCAGACACACTCTGCTTATCATGGACATCCGCTTTATGGATATGAAATGATGAGGCTCGGTCGCAAAAAAAGTGTGGATCATTTTAGAGAGGAGTTCTGTTGAGAAGAATTTGTGCCAAAGGAGCTGGATTCTGTTTCAAAGTCGTCTAGTTTGTGCTTTGCAAGGACTAAAGAgggcaaagagagaaagatttaAGTACTGAAATTGGTAGCTGCTGTAAATTATACCCCATTTTACAGACCACACTGTACAGATGTTTGGGCAATTTGTGGAAAAGGATGTTTTATCGGTGAAGGAATTATTTTTGTGATAATCTGTTTtataaacacttttttctctttgagtAATAAATTTTTATATGAaaaattctgtgttttctgttaattACACTAAATTCTGTTGTCAGCATATTTTCCTATCTAACACATGCACTTCGTATCATTTTGGATTTATCTGCATGTCTTGGAGATAATGGACtaattatgaaaacatttgtgtgtctgtgcttgatTACATTTAATCAAGCCTGTGAAAACTTCAGTTTCAAAGGCTTTTTATGGGCTTTTAGCACTAAAATAGAATATATAGAATAATAGTGTTTCCTCAAACCCTCATCCAACATTGCAATCTTACCATTAATATGTCTGAAGTGGGAGACATGCCAGACCTTCCCTGTTGTATACATGCTGTAGTGGTCATCATGTCTGTTTGGACATAAGTGGGGCAAAGGACACTAAACTGTAGGTGACATCCTGACTGACAACACAGTACCAGTATGTTAGTAACTGTTTAGGGGCACTACAATATGAGCTCCTttgttgtttattctgtaaaCACCTGACAGCTCATACCAGCAATGTCAAATATTCTATAGGCCTACATGCTCATTCACATTATTATGATGTTGATATTTCTCTAAATGTTATGACAAc
This window of the Pagrus major chromosome 18, Pma_NU_1.0 genome carries:
- the selenoh gene encoding selenoprotein H, encoding MASKAAGRRGTKRKAEVQVEEEKPSVEEEEEEDRGEEEDGQEGQRVVIEHCKSURVYGRNAAEVKSALLAARPELTVVLNPEKPRRNSFEITLLDGGKETSLWTGIKKGPPRKLKFPQPDVVVAALQEALKAE
- the clp1 gene encoding polyribonucleotide 5'-hydroxyl-kinase Clp1, translating into MATEGEVKTTEDAPASGKACTRFDLEKETELRFEVEAGETADAAEQVELELLTGMAEVFGSELNRNKKYIFGPGSKIAVFTWQGCSVNLFGKPEVAYVSKDTPMLLYLNTHAALEQMRKQAERDNERGPRVMVVGPTDVGKSTVCRLLLSYAVRVGRRPTLVELDVGQSGVSVPGTVSALCIERPADVEEGFSVQAPLVYHFGSTTPGTNIKLYNKLTSRLAEVFSQRCEVNRKASVGGCIINTCGWVKGSGYQALVHCASAFEVDVVLVLDHERLYNELKRDLPHFVRVVLLPKSGGVVERSKDCRRDARDEKIREYFYGFRGVSFYPFSFEVRFADVRIYKIGAPSIPDSCLPLGMSQDDTQLKLVPVTPGRDLTYHVLSVSSAEDGEDGARKSLVESPVCGFIVVTNVDTQTQVMKVLSPAPRPLPRHTLLIMDIRFMDMK